Sequence from the Rutidosis leptorrhynchoides isolate AG116_Rl617_1_P2 chromosome 3, CSIRO_AGI_Rlap_v1, whole genome shotgun sequence genome:
ttacCCACGTTTGCAGCCAATTAGTTGTATGAGCCCAATATCTATTAAAATACCTTGGTTGTCACAGTATAGATTATAAAATTTCTGTAATGATTCCATTAAGAACCTGAAATGTGACccatatcaatatttttttttttttacccgtAACTGTTAATACGTGCTAAAATTAACTTCAGGACAAAAGCTGGAATGACATCTGCAGCAGAAAGCATTACAGAAAGTCTCCGTCGTACAAGGCAGATGATGGTTCAGGTATTTATCATTTACATTTTGTGGCGTATACATTTAATAtcaattatttaattaatatttaaaaaagtAGAAGCTTTATTTGACTTCAAAATATGATGCATACTATGGTTTGCTCATGTGTTTGTTCGTTTACAGGAGGTTGAACGTAGTGGAAGCACACTCATGGCTTTTGGTATGTCTCATCTTATTATTTcagctttttaatttttttttttttttaatgatataatttggggtgtgtttggatgaaagtagctggagcttggagctggagctggagctggagcttatgagatagagctggagctggagcttattttttaagctggtagctggagcttattatttcttataagtgtttggtaaactagctggagcttatttttcaattcataagctctactttttttcataagctactaaaagtagcttattttttcagagcttatgattttcataagctctactttttttctctaccaaacgaagcttatgacttggagcttattaaaatcataagctcaagctcctataagctctcataagctccaacaagctcgtcacccaaacacaccctTGGTATGTGCTTCTTGTGGTTTTAGTCATTTTATAAAATGACAAAAAGTGATTATATTGAAAATTGTAGTCTGTTTGTGAATTGGTGATGTAAGTTTCTTATATtagttaaataaaaataaataaaagtttatTATGTTTTGTTGAATGCAGAGGAATCAACAGGAGTGTTAAAGAAAGCAGAAAGTGAATACAAGGGTCATAGATCATTACTGATGCGCACTCGTAACTTACTTTCTACTATGAAACGCCAAGATGTTCTTGACAGGTTGGTTGGACAAATCATTAGTTTATTGCTAGAGGTGGGAAAATGGGTCATTTTGGTGGCTTGGGTACATATCAAAACGGGTTCCATTTAATACTTGACCTTATTTGATACTAGTCAAATGGGTTGGGTCAACCCGTCCTTGTACTTTCTTCTTTTTCCATTCTTTTTATGTAGAAGTGATTGATGTTTTGAGTCACACTATGTAATTTCAAAATAATCCTAAGTTTTCTCAATCAATCTAGGAAATAGAAATATTAGGAGTAACACTTcagggtttaaaaaaaaaaaaaaaaaaaaaaaaaaaaacctctacCAATTTGACCAATTAGAATTTAGAGATACAGTTCAACTCATTTATAGTTTAATGGGTTGAAATATCCATTTTTAGTTGAAACCTTTAGTGTTTATCCTTTTTAGTTTTATTGCCAGAGGTGGAGAAATGGGTGCTTTTGGTGGTTTTTGTATATATCAAAACGGGTTCGAGTCAAAACTTGAAATTTTGTGATTCAGGTCAAATGGGTCAGTTCAACCCGTCAATGTGTGTACTTTATGTAGAAGTGATTGATGTTTTGAGTCTGACTATATAATATATTTGAAAAATCAAGAAATATCTTAATCACTTTAGGGGATAGAAAACATGGTAGTAACACTTCAGGCTTGTTTGGCCCATttcaattttttaatttttttaagtgTACTAGTTTGACCCATTAATGATAAACTCTTTTCTATGTAAGTGGGTTCATATTGTCATCTTTAGTTAATAtattttgtgattgatattattctTTTTAGAGTAGTTTCTAATAGTGTAATTATATGGTGGGCAGGATTATACTTGCTACGGGGTTTGTGTTATTCTCCCTAGCTGTTTTATATGTGGTTTCAAAGAGAATTGGAATACTAAAGTTGCAGAGAAAGGTGATAGGTGCAATTAAAGCCGGTATGGCTGCCGGAGATGCAGAAGTTGCCATTAATCACCTTGCTCAAGTCAATGAACCTGTTGACTTTGATTTAGGACAGCCAATGCATGATGAACTTTGACTAGTTTAATCACAAATGAACAATAAACATACAAGTCTAACGTGTATATTTTGTAAGCAACGGGATGCTTTTGTCTTCAGTTTGCTGAGATTTAGCTTGTTTACTTGTTACTATTGTACTTGTTCTATTTAGctttgaattttgagatcaaacatACGGAGTAATCATCTTCGTGAGTTGTAATTGATATATATGCTTTTTACTAACTATTATCGGTCTATGGGTTAGTTGCTAAAAATGGTAATTCTCTTTGATCAAAGTTTATTTCTGGTATCCAGGTTTGTTTAAACCATAACAATCCACGGGGTCATGATTTATGGTCATCTGTAAAATGCTAAAGTGGCAAATGATGACGTTCATATTCGAAAAGTAAATCATAACTAATGATTTAGGGGTTAATAATGTAATTTTACTTCCATAAGCTCCTAGCTTATTTTCATAAGATACTttaactagttttttttttttttccagagCTTATTTTTTCCATAAGCTCTGGAATATTTGTTTACCGAACAAGACTAGAAGctgtagcttataaaaaaaataagctTAAGCTCTCATAAGCTCATAAAAATTGTGTCGCCACACACACCCTAAGTCTGTTTCTTTTAACAGCAAAAATTTTGTTCAACAAAAACCCTCTAACAAAACGCTAAAAGTATTACAACCACTTTTAAAGTCAATCGTTCCAACTAATGTATATTTTTCCTCTACTTGCAAACCAATTAAACGAATACAATTGAATAGAATCGAAAATGCAATCCTTCTTCGACTTTTTAGAAATGAAAACAACACCATTACGCAATTTCCAAACGTGCCAAACCATGCTAGCAATAACCGTGAACATAACCTCCTTCGAAGAAGAATGAGCTTGCCAATTGTCGAACCATGTAAGCCATACATCCAAATTTGCAAAACTTGGAAACGCAAAATTGAACCACAATTAAACCAACCTCCATAACTTTAATGCTATAGGCCATTCAAATAAAATGTGATCCAACGATTCGACCCAACCATCACTTCAAATTATGTTTTCGAGTATTCTAAATTCTACCACACGCGATGCCCGCATGAATTCGTCTTAAGGGTTCCCTGTTGAAAGGGAGGTAAGACTGTAATAGTTCAACTAAGAAAACGATCTGGTCTGTGGCTTCCGACTTCGCATTCGGACCCCTCGGTCAGTGACTCCAAACCGCCGCTAAAAAACGgtaatatgttaaatatatatgaTGGACTGGATTAACCATATATATTTAGCTTAGTTGTTACCTCCATTTCCTAGGTGTTTGAAGGTTTCTTGTTCGAGTCTCGGTTGAGGTACTCATAATTCGATTTGCCTTGCAATTGGTTATGAACACTTCAGGGGGCTCTTTTAATGATGAGTTCTGTTCATATCTAGCAAAAGAATTCAGGCGTTTTTGTTGAGTGTGATATCCCGGTGTTTTcttaacacttgtggaaattaagaATAATCTACGACTTCGAGTAGCTTGTGGCCCTCGCCTTCCAAAAAAATATATGATGGACTGGATTAGTAGCAATAAACCGAATAGAATAAAAGCCCATACTCTCAATCGGCCtacttattattatgggtcacaAGCCTATTTAAAATGAGTCACAAGCCCATTTAACATGATAAAAGGTAAAAAGTAATACCCCAAATGGGTGGTTGAGTAGTAGCTGCTTGGGAATATGGAAAGAAGACCCGGTTCAATCCTCACCAACTCTAATTTGGAACCTTACTTTAAAAAAACGGTACTTATTTACTTGCTTAATTGATTAGTTCTTGCTCTACGGTTTAATTTTTTTAAAGCTTTTGCTAATATTCTGAATTGCTGTAATGCTGCTCCTCGATGTGTTGATGTTGGTTTGAAGACCTTAGCAATACCGAAGGTAATTACCAAAAATTTGTGCAGCTTATTGGCTATTGTGAAGACGTTGAGGATATATTGGTCAATTCAATTGAACTTCTTTTAATGAAAAATGTGAACCAAACAAGTTTTAGGATTTAAATCCGTTGGGATTAATTGTTGCTCTATGGTTTAAATTAAGAGGGTTTGATTTTTTAATTTTATCTCTACTGCTGCTGATTGTTGTTATTACTGTACAACCTCACTACATGAACATTTAATTTGAAGTCCTGCTGCACATTTTAATTTTGTGTTTTGGTTATGTATGcagctagtgataataataaatatatataacaacaagacTTTGAATATCACAGGCTACTACAAAGATATGAAAGGTTCGTTACACTAGCTTATATATGAaagatatgtatgtatgtacgtatgtatgcaCCTTCTTAATATATTGTGGTTGTGGACTAATTAACAATAAATGGGCTTCTGATTGATTTTCAGGTCTGAAAAAATGCAGCACAAATATCAACTTGGGCACAAAGCAAAAACCAATGAAAGGTATGATTCTAATTAGTTAATACTCCATCTAATTAGTACATCCTGAGTGTATATATCACTTGATAATATCTTGCTATTGGCTAGCTAGGCCTTGTGTGTGTATCACCTGATGCAGCAACatctgtttgtttgtttgtttgtttcagTATGTTCAAACAAGAAGAAAAACAAGGGGGTAGATAAACAAGGTATCCACTAGAAACAACAATATCAATGTCTATATCTTACTCACTGCACATCAACATTTTCTATTATATTTCAGGAGGTTGTCTTGTTGATGAAGCTGTGTTGGATAAAAACATTAACAAGTCTCCAAATGTCTACAAACTTCCTTTGAAAGAAGAGGACCGCGAAAGTTGGATCAAGTTTTTGGAGCTGGTTAAGTGGATGGTATGTAATGCGGAATTGGGGATCGATGGCTTAAACAAATACACAAATTAATTATCGAATAACAACTTGTGCCAATAAGGATAAATAAAGCAAGGTGACAAACTTGCTTGGAACCAACACAAAAGGCTACGGCctgttttgttttgttttctttattATCAATCAACAAAAACTGACTTTTCAAAATAACCTACAAGTCCTTTTAAACTAACAATAGATAGATACGGATAAGTTTGAAAAAGAGATAAACATAAAAATTCAAAAACTAAACAAAGACTCCTAGACCACTTCCACTTCCACTTCTTTATATTGTTATCCTACACCAACTCGGCAGATTGCAAGCCCACGATCCTGACTCCCTTGTTTGGCCCAAAACCGTTTCATCCTTTCGACCCAATAATTCTGATCCACAGACTGTTAGAAATAAAAAGACAGCAAGATTAACTTTTACAAAAAGGGAAACATACCTTTATTTTTTCCATGATATTGTCATATAGCCGTTAGGCTATTCTCTGTATAAGTTCAGCTTTTATCTTCCAAATGTAAAAACTCAATTAAGTGAAAATATTCAATACTCaagcaaaatacaattacaattctTATTTTAACATGGCATCAGAGCTTGTGTTGATGATCTAAATCATTCAATCACAGCAATTTAAATCATTTGCCTATTTTTTTTCGTTTGAGTGGTTATCATGGCAGAACATGACAGCCAAACTCAACTCATTACAGAATTAACTAGCCAATTGGCTAGAATTCTCCAAACCAACAATGAAAATCAATCACAAAGGCATCCTGATTCTTTAAAAATCAGTGTTACCCTTAACAACTCAAATTATTCATTATGGTCTCGTATGATCAAGGTTGCCATCGGAGGTAAATCCGAGGCCCTCCTCAATCATTTAACCGAAGATCCACCATCAACCAACAACCAGAAGTGGAACCAGGAAGACTTGGTGGTATTTTCATGGATCATTCAAAATATAGAGCCACAAATTGCAAGCAATCTGACCCAGTTCCCTACAGCAAAAACCTTATGGAATGCCCTCATTACAACCTACAGTTCTGGTAAAGACAAACTCCAAACCTTTGATTTACATGTTAAAGCTAATAATATCAGGCAAGATGGTAAATCAACCGAAGAACTGTGGTTGAAATTGCAAGGAATCTGGGGTGAAATCGACACAAGGGATCCAAATCCCATGGAACATCCGAATGATATTGTCAAATATAACAACATCAGGTCAGAACAAAAACTTTTCCAGTTTTTAAATTCTTTAGATCATAAACATGACAATATCAAACGTGAGTTATTAAGAACCGATCCATTACCCACTGTCGAAGGAGCTTATGCTGCAATTCGAAAAGAAAATGCACAccaatttatatttaataataaaacgGATGCCTTTACCCAATCTGGCATAGCCACTGGTCTGGTAGCACCGGCATCAAAATCCAATGATTTCGACGGCCATGGTTTGCTATCAAGAAATCAACAGCGCCGGTCAGACTCCACGTCATCATCCCGAGATAAAGACAACCTTGAATGTACAAAGTGTGGTATGAAACGACATACCAGAGAACAATGCTTCAAGGTTATTGGATACCCCGATTGGTGGGCTGATAAACACAGAAAGGGAAAAGCCTCGATGGTAACGACGGCCACAACCAAGGGAAAACAGGAGGATAACGAAACCTGCACCACCACTCAAGGTGGTTTCGGTTTATTCACAGCCgagccaccatcatcatcatcatcatccggtGAAGGTAACAGGGGATTGGGATTAGGGATTAAATCCCCAAAAATCATACCCGACAAATTGAATAAAGTGGGTGGGGATAAATATGTCGATGAGTATGATGGGTTAGGAGTGTCGGTCACCAACTCAACACCCACCACCGAATTTAATTCCCCAAATTGTTTTATTGACACAAATAGTCCCTGTAATAATATAGTTGGTAATAAACAAATAAAACCTTTTTTCAATAAAACtaaagattttaaaattaaaaataacgTTTCGTCAATTAATATTGTTTCAAATAAAACAAAAAGTAATGAGTGGATTATCGATTGTGGTGCCACCGATACTatgacttttaataaaaatgatattattataaatacgaAACCAAAcaaaatcaaaattaaaaccgCTAATGGCGGTATTATACAAGTCAAGGGCGGGGGAACAGTTGAAATctcaccaaatttaaaattaaaaaactgCCTTTATGTTCCCGATCTCTCCCATAAATTACTGTCTGTTAGTCACGTGACAAAAGAACTTAATTGTACCGTCTTATTACACCCTACATTCTGTATCTTACAGGACATCAGAACGGGGGAGATAGTTGGGCGTGGTACTGAACGGGATGGTCTATACTATGTGGATGAGGTCACTCAAGATTGTAGGATCATGCTAGCTCACGGGACTCCCGACAGACAAGCATGGTTGTGGCATAGACGTCTTGGTCATCCGTCTGCTGGATATTTACGCATTTTATTTCCTAATTTATTTTCTTCAAATAAAAGTATTgagtgtgaaacttgtattttggccaaaAGCCATCAAAACTCGTTTAAAACTAGTAATACAAAGACCGAACGTCCTTTTGCTTTAGTTCACTCCGATGTATGGGGACCCGCAAGGGTTAATGGGGGACACAATTTTcgatattttcttttatttattgatGATTGTACTCGTATGACTTGGACATATTTTTTAACTAACAAATCCGAAGTATTTGATAAATTTACTATTTTTTCAAACATGATTCAAACACAATTCCAAAGTAAAATACAAGTTTTAAGATCCGATAATGGTGGTGAATTTGTCAACAGTCAAATGCAACTCTTTTGTGAAGAAAGGGGTATTATTCATCAAACCACGTGTCCAcacacacctcaacaaaatggggtGGCTGAAAGAAAAAATCGTATTTTACTAGAAATAACCCGTGCTTTAATGATTGAATCTAATGTTCCAAGATCTTTTTGGCCTGAAGCTCTTGCCACTGCAACTTATCTTGTAAATAGACTCCCAACTAGAGCTTTAGAACTTAAGAACCCTCTTGAGGCCTTGACTAAATTTTATAAACCGCCATCTAATCTCACCCTAagacctcgaatatttgggtgcacGGTGTTTGTTCACATTCCTAAAATCGAACGAACCAAATTAGATGCGTGTGCTGAAAAATGTGTTTTTGTGGGATACGGGGTAAATCAAAAGGGGTATAGATGCTATAGTCCAAAAAGGAAACACATGTACACTACAATGAATTGTGATTTTTTGGAAACTGAATACTTCTATACCCAACACACAAGTCAGGGGGAGACAGACTTTGGTGACGCTGTGAGTTGGCTAGATATTCCATCATCTGAAGAAGTGACTCATCATACCACTCCACAAAGTCCTCCTCCAATCAGTACTACGGTTAATGATCTTCCCGACCATACAGAGGTAAATACCGAATCTCCTGATATTACTAATCATGAAAATTTAGAGGAGATTTTACAGGAAAATAGCGATCAAGTATATCCTGAAAATGAAACACAACAACAAGAACCGGAACGATATGTTCTTCCTCCAAGAATCAACCGAGGAATTCCTCCCAGGAGATACTCTCCTGAGAGAACTGTATCAAAATCAAGATATCCAATGGCAAATATTGCTAGAGGAAATCTATCAAAAGAAGCAACAAAGTTCACTTCCGCATTATACTCTGAAGAAATTCCAACAACGGTTGAACAAGCTCTAAAATCAACACACTGGAGGAAAGCAATGGAAGATGAAATGGAGGCTCTCAAGGTAAATAATACTTGGAAAAAATGTGTTCTTCCAGAATCAAAGAAACCAGTAGGATGTAGATGGGTATTCACAATCAAACACAAAGCCGATGGATCTGTCGAAAGATATAAAGCACGGCTTGTTGCCAAAGGGTACACTCAAACCTATGGCGTTGATTACTCAGAAACTTTCTCACCGGTTGCAAAAATTGATACTATTAGAATTCTTTTCTCCGTTGCCGCAAACAAAGactggccacttcaccaatttgatgttaAAAATGCTTTCCTACATGGAGAACtcaaagaagaagtctatatggaaggtCCTCCCGGTTTCACATCAGAATTCAAAGAAAGGGAAGTTTGTCATCTTAAAAAATCTCTTTATGGTTTAAAACAATCCCCTCGGGCTTGGTTTGGGCGTTTTACTATTGCTATGAAAAATTACGGTTTTAAACAAAGTAATTCCGACCatactttatttttaaaaaaaagagGAAACCTTATCACGTGTCTCATTATTTATGTTGACGACATGATTATCACAGGAAATGATCAAGAGGAAATTACAAACTTAAAAGCTAACctttttaaagaatttgaaatgaaagatctcggaggtCATAAATACTTTCTGGGAATCGAAGTTTTACGTTCAAAAAGGGGAATTTTTATATGTCAAAAGAAATATATACTTGATCTTCTTGCAGAAACAGGAATGGTCGACTGCAAACCCGCGGATACTCCTATGATTCCAAACCTCAGGTTATATATAGAGGATGATGCCAAAGCAGCAGATCGAATTCAATACCAAAGGATCGTGGGAAAACTTATCTACCTAGCTCACACTCGTCCAGATATATCACATGCTGTTGGAGTTgttagtcaattcatgcatcaaccacaacAACACCATATGGATGCAGTATGGAGGATTATCAAATATCTAAAAGGCACTGCAGAAGATGGAGTCCTGTTCGAGAAAAACAATCATCTAGAAGCACAAATATTCACCGATGCGGGTTACGGAGGAGAAAAGGGAGATAGAAAATCAACATCCGGATACTTTGCCTTTGTTGGAGGGAATTTGGTTACTTGGAGaagcaagaaacaaaaggttgttgcCCTGTCTAGTGCTGAAGCTGAATTTCGGGGAATTTCACGAGGTGTAACCGAGGCTTTATGGATCAAGAAACTTTTGACGGAAATTGGTTTTCCTCCTAATACCTCGATCAAGATCATGTGTGACAACGAAGCGGCAATTGCAATttcagaaaatccagttcaacacGATCGAACCAAACATATAGAAATTGACAGACACTTCATTAAAGAAAAATTAGAAGCCGAAATCATATCTTTACCTCACGTCCGATCAGAAGACCAACTAGCAGATATCTTAACCAAGTCCGTCAACGGAAGACTTTTCAAAGGAATACTCTCCAAGTTGAACATcggaaaccccactattcaacttgcaGGGGAGTGTTAGAAATAAAAAGACAGCAAGATTAACTTTTACAAAAAGGGAAACATACCTTTATTTTTTCCATGATATTGTCATATAGCCGTTAGGCTATTCTCTGTATAAGTTCAGCTTTTATCTTCCAAATGTAAAAACTCAATTAAGTGAAAATATTCAATACTCaagcaaaatacaattacaattctTATTTTAACACAGACCCGACCCAATAATCTTGCAATCCACTCCGCACAAGCTCAATATGTTTACTAAATCCTGCATCATCCTCCCTTTCTtcgaaaagactcgtcctcgagtcaACAACATCACCGCTACAATCGATAAATGGTGACAAATTAGCAACATTAACAGTTGTGAATATATGATAATGAACCGGGACTTCAGTCTTATATGTGTTGTCATTAACTTTTCCAGACACACAATAAGAACCATTAGTTGTCTCTTCTTCACTATCACAAGTGATTGGCGACACCAAAGGTGTCAAACTAATATTCATCCCATCTGCTTGTGTCCCTTCTTCCTCTTCCTCACCGTAAGTATCATAGATAGGTACGGTGTCTTCAACCACACAAGGTTCGGGGACGTACTCCATGTTAAAAACTTGATCAACCGAATCAACAAAGTCATCCGGTTGAGGCTTTCTTGAAAATTCAAGATTTTCAAGCTTCATCTCTATATTACGCAAGAGATGTTGCATGTCTTCCAACTCTTGAATCTTGCGATTCAATCTCTCGAACTCAATTTGTTTAGCCATGCCTGAAATCTGATACCAAATAATGCGGAATTGTGGATCGATGGCTTAAACAAATACACAAATTAATTATTGAATAACAACTTGTGCCAATAAGGATAAATAAAGCAAGGTGACAAACTTGCTTGGAACCAACACAAAAGGCTACGGCctgttttgttttgttttctttattATCAATCAACAAAAACTGACTTTTCAATATAACCTACAAGTCCTTTTAAACTAACAATAGATAGATACGGATAAGTTTGAAAAAGAGATAAACATAAAAATTCAAAAACTAAACAAAGACTCCTAGACCACTTCCACTTCCACTTCCACTTCTTTATATTGTTATCCTACACCAACTCGGCAGATTGCAAGCCCACGATCCTGACTCCCTTGTTTGGCCCAAAACCGTTTCATCCTTTCGACCCAATAATTCTGATCCACAGACCCGACCCAATAATCTTGCAATCCACTCCGCACAAGCTCAATATGTTTACTAAATCCTGCATCAGTATGTACTATCATTAATTTAATTCATCGATCATTCTTTTAATTTTTACATTACATACATAACAGCCTGCTGCTGCATGCCTTAATTAATGACAGCCTGGTGGTGCTTCTGATATACCACGTTATAGTAGGGGATGGCCAATTGAAGGTCATCATCCATTGGTAGCTGTTATACGTGATTTCGCCACTGCTGCTTACAATGAGGTCATCCATAAGGTATATTTctttctttctaacatttgatcacaATCATATtctatggttttttttttttttttttttttttttttttttaattatttatttattaactcTCAAATGTTCTTTTCTCAAATATATATAATCTTTGTTGTAGTACGTTAAGAACTGGGAAAACAGTATCATGTCTCATCCTGAGGTTAGGATCTGGACATTCGCTAAACATGACGATCACTATTGCTTCCACATGGAGATGGAAGCTGATGttgcgaaacgtaacctttattttgaacggatttgagttattttgttacacgaatttatttcttgtatatatggtgttttaatgaattcaggttgatttcacacatatataggcaactggtcctatccgcgtagtttagttttataggtaaatctgattcgttccacagggagatggagtgtttaatggtttttaatagtctttgatgttaaactaatttaaagggggttttgtatttggaatttataatataacaataatggaaaataacttaactaatttacttcataaataaaattacaagattacaagatttaacttaaaaaggaactaaatgaaattatactaattatgattcaacaattttattactaaatgataattaattaaaacaataacttttaataaaactatatgattagaattttgttttgagcaattataatataaatttatttaaattaactaaatgacatgttttaattaaaattaatataaactaataggaattataataattaactaattataagctaattactaattttaaattatattaatactaattataagattaaaacattctaacctaattataacctaattataacctaatataaattaataaactaattataataatattctattcaaaaccctaattttgacctaaattatatgaaaccctaaattttaacctaaaatatatgaaaccctaaattttaacctaaacTATATGAAACCCTAAATTACATGATATGTTAATTATTCGGA
This genomic interval carries:
- the LOC139902709 gene encoding uncharacterized protein — protein: MQLVIIINIYNNKTLNITGYYKDMKGLKKCSTNINLGTKQKPMKVCSNKKKNKGVDKQGGGCLVDEAVLDKNINKSPNVYKLPLKEEDRESWIKFLELVKWMPGGASDIPRYSRGWPIEGHHPLVAVIRDFATAAYNEVIHKYVKNWENSIMSHPEVRIWTFAKHDDHYCFHMEMEADVAKRKDNHKIAAKLIHLKKKHKAIKGKDNHKIAAKLIHLKKKHKAIKVYTIGKCELLYREIKSQIPKGWSKRSDLLDIVGKRMYRGLIRKRYAYDYYVCSPGFPHCKYLG